A genomic segment from Paramixta manurensis encodes:
- the kdpB gene encoding potassium-transporting ATPase subunit KdpB: MWRAAFVESFKKLDPRVQYRNPVMFVVYLGSILTTLLAMNLLDGANGQTGFTAAVSLWLWFTVLFANFAEALAEGRSKAQAESLKGIKRTRWAKKLSAPVRDAAQQNVAAESLRKGDWVLVEAGDIIPCDGEVLVGGASVDESAITGESAPVIRESGGDFASVTGGTRVLSDWLVIQCSVNPGETFLDRMIAMVEGAKRRKTPNEVALTILLVSLTIVFLLATATLYPFTAWNSVPVSVTVLVALLVCLIPTTIGALLSAIGIAGMSRMLGANVIATSGRAVEAAGDVDVLLMDKTGTITLGNRQASQFLPAHNISEEALANAAQLASLADETPEGRSIVILAKQQFNLRERDLASLNATFIPFSAQTRMSGVNINQTLLRKGAADAIRRHVESNGGHFPSEVAALVDAVARKGETPLVVAQDNRVMGVVALKDIVKGGIKERFAELRKMGIKTVMVTGDNPLTAAAIAAEAGVDDFLSEATPEAKLALIRQYQAEGRMVAMTGDGTNDAPALAQADVAVAMNSGTQAAKEAGNMVDLDSNPTKLLEVVHIGKQMLMTRGSLTTFSIANDIAKYFAIIPAAFAASWPQLNALNVMRLHSPASAIMSAVIFNALIIVLLIPLALKGVGYRPMSAAALLRRNLWVYGAGGIVVPFIGIKLIDLLLTAIGLG; encoded by the coding sequence ATGTGGCGCGCCGCGTTTGTCGAGTCATTCAAAAAGCTCGATCCACGCGTGCAATACCGCAATCCGGTGATGTTCGTTGTGTACCTCGGCAGCATCCTCACCACGTTGTTGGCGATGAATCTGCTTGACGGCGCCAACGGGCAGACCGGCTTTACCGCCGCGGTTAGCCTGTGGCTGTGGTTCACGGTGCTGTTTGCCAACTTTGCCGAAGCCTTAGCCGAAGGGCGAAGCAAAGCACAGGCGGAGAGCCTGAAAGGGATTAAGCGAACCCGCTGGGCGAAAAAATTGTCAGCGCCGGTTCGTGACGCCGCGCAGCAAAATGTGGCGGCGGAAAGTCTGCGCAAGGGCGATTGGGTGTTGGTGGAGGCCGGGGATATTATTCCTTGTGATGGCGAGGTGCTGGTTGGCGGCGCCTCGGTGGATGAAAGTGCGATAACCGGTGAATCCGCGCCGGTTATTCGTGAATCGGGCGGTGATTTTGCTTCGGTAACCGGCGGCACGCGCGTGTTATCCGACTGGCTGGTTATTCAGTGCAGTGTCAATCCCGGTGAAACCTTCCTCGATCGGATGATTGCGATGGTCGAGGGCGCAAAACGGCGTAAAACGCCGAATGAAGTGGCGCTGACAATCTTATTGGTTTCGTTGACCATTGTGTTTCTGCTGGCTACCGCGACGCTGTATCCCTTTACCGCCTGGAATAGCGTGCCGGTTAGCGTAACGGTACTGGTGGCGCTGTTGGTGTGCCTGATCCCCACCACCATCGGCGCGCTATTGTCGGCGATTGGGATTGCCGGTATGAGCCGCATGTTAGGCGCGAATGTGATCGCCACCAGTGGGCGGGCGGTCGAAGCGGCGGGTGATGTCGATGTATTACTGATGGATAAAACCGGCACCATTACGCTAGGAAATCGCCAGGCCAGCCAGTTTCTGCCGGCGCACAATATCAGTGAGGAAGCGCTGGCGAATGCCGCACAGTTGGCTTCGCTGGCTGATGAGACGCCAGAAGGGCGCAGTATCGTGATTCTTGCCAAGCAGCAATTCAATCTGCGTGAGCGCGATTTAGCCAGCCTGAACGCCACCTTTATTCCGTTTAGCGCCCAAACGCGGATGAGCGGGGTCAATATCAACCAGACCCTGTTGCGCAAAGGCGCGGCTGACGCCATCCGTCGCCATGTCGAAAGCAATGGCGGTCATTTCCCATCGGAGGTTGCCGCGCTGGTGGATGCGGTGGCGCGCAAAGGGGAAACCCCGTTGGTAGTGGCACAAGACAACCGGGTGATGGGCGTGGTGGCGCTAAAAGATATTGTGAAGGGCGGAATCAAAGAGCGCTTCGCCGAGTTACGCAAAATGGGCATCAAGACCGTTATGGTCACTGGCGATAATCCGCTCACCGCGGCAGCCATCGCGGCGGAGGCCGGTGTGGATGACTTTTTATCTGAGGCGACGCCGGAAGCCAAGCTGGCACTGATTCGTCAGTATCAGGCGGAAGGGCGCATGGTTGCCATGACCGGAGACGGCACGAATGATGCGCCCGCGCTGGCGCAGGCCGATGTGGCCGTGGCGATGAACTCAGGTACTCAGGCGGCGAAGGAAGCCGGCAACATGGTGGATCTGGATTCGAACCCGACCAAGTTGTTGGAAGTGGTGCATATCGGGAAACAGATGTTGATGACCCGTGGTTCATTAACCACCTTCAGTATTGCCAATGATATTGCGAAATACTTTGCGATTATTCCGGCGGCGTTCGCGGCAAGCTGGCCGCAATTAAATGCGCTCAACGTGATGCGATTGCACTCCCCGGCATCGGCGATTATGTCGGCAGTGATTTTTAATGCGTTAATCATCGTGCTGCTGATCCCGCTGGCGTTAAAAGGGGTCGGTTACCGTCCAATGTCCGCCGCCGCGTTACTACGCCGTAATCTGTGGGTGTACGGGGCTGGAGGAATTGTGGTGCCGTTTATTGGCATTAAGCTTATCGACCTGTTACTGACCGCTATTGGTTTAGGCTGA
- the kdpE gene encoding two-component system response regulator KdpE, with protein sequence MKSLLIIDDEKQICRFLRSALESETMKVWQADTLAHGLSTAAARRPDLVILDLGLPDGHGLTFIREFRQWSNKPIIVLSARTDEEDKIEALDAGADDFLSKPFGVGELQARVRVALRRNEEEKEQLIAFSDITINLSTHAVTRAGEAVHLTPIEFRLLALLVSNPGKMLTQTQILKHVWGPHADNSQYLRIYMGHLRQKLETLPARPRHFITENGVGYRFVG encoded by the coding sequence GTGAAAAGCTTGCTAATTATTGATGATGAAAAACAGATCTGTCGCTTTCTGCGTAGCGCGCTGGAGAGTGAAACCATGAAAGTCTGGCAGGCGGATACGCTGGCGCATGGGCTAAGTACCGCTGCCGCGCGCAGGCCCGATCTGGTGATCCTGGATTTGGGGTTGCCGGATGGTCACGGTTTGACGTTTATTCGCGAGTTTCGCCAATGGAGTAATAAGCCGATTATTGTGCTTTCCGCACGTACCGATGAAGAGGATAAAATTGAAGCGCTGGATGCGGGCGCGGATGATTTCCTTAGTAAACCTTTTGGTGTCGGTGAGTTACAGGCGCGGGTTCGCGTGGCGTTACGGCGTAACGAAGAAGAAAAAGAGCAGCTCATTGCCTTCAGTGATATCACTATCAACCTTAGCACCCATGCGGTGACGCGCGCCGGCGAGGCGGTGCATCTCACGCCAATCGAGTTCCGCCTGTTGGCATTGTTGGTCAGTAATCCGGGCAAGATGCTAACGCAAACCCAGATTTTGAAACATGTCTGGGGGCCGCATGCCGATAACAGCCAATATCTACGGATTTATATGGGCCATTTGCGGCAGAAGCTGGAGACGCTTCCGGCGCGTCCGCGCCACTTCATTACCGAAAACGGTGTTGGTTATCGCTTTGTGGGTTAA
- a CDS encoding anion permease, giving the protein MKKISTVNAPARSSPTAPDRKKPLILMVLPVLVAALLLLVPVPAGLEPYAWHFFAIFVGVIVGLIFEPLPGAVIGLTGVVAIALFSHWLLFSPAELADPKFKVATESFKWAVSGFGNSTVWLIFGAFMFAAGYDKTQFGRRLALILVKYLGRRSLTLGYAITFADLLLAPFTPSNTARSGGTIYPIIANLPPLYGSKPNDPSARKIGSYLMWVAITAACITSSMFLSALAPNLLALALVKSIVGFDISWGMWFLAFLPLGVLLILTMPLLAYWFYPPEVKVNDEVPRWAASELEKLGKLSRNEILLLVFVCCALLMWIFATAWIEPAMAALLVIVLMLWTGVLNWNDITSNKPAWNTFAWFATLVALADGLARVGFIAWLGKEGGQLLHGIDPQVAAVMLLIAFFLLHYLFASTTAHTTALLPAMLTVAASIPGINMPVFCLMLSTSLGVMGIITPYGTGPSPIYYGSGYLPTKDYWRLGTIFGAIFLAALMLIGYPWMVMMF; this is encoded by the coding sequence ATGAAAAAAATATCCACTGTGAATGCTCCGGCCAGGTCGTCTCCCACCGCGCCGGATCGCAAAAAACCTCTGATATTGATGGTGCTTCCGGTGCTGGTTGCAGCGTTATTGCTGCTGGTGCCGGTTCCTGCTGGTCTGGAACCTTACGCCTGGCACTTTTTTGCCATCTTTGTCGGGGTGATTGTCGGTTTGATTTTTGAACCGCTGCCCGGCGCGGTCATTGGTCTGACCGGCGTGGTGGCGATAGCGTTGTTCAGCCACTGGCTGCTGTTTAGTCCGGCCGAGTTAGCTGATCCCAAGTTTAAAGTCGCCACCGAGTCGTTTAAGTGGGCGGTTAGCGGGTTTGGCAACTCCACCGTCTGGCTAATCTTCGGCGCCTTTATGTTTGCCGCCGGTTACGATAAAACCCAGTTCGGTCGCCGCCTGGCGCTGATTCTGGTGAAATATCTCGGGCGGCGCAGCCTGACGCTCGGCTATGCGATTACTTTTGCCGACCTGCTGCTGGCGCCGTTTACCCCGTCAAATACTGCCCGCAGCGGCGGCACCATCTACCCGATTATTGCCAACCTGCCGCCGTTATACGGCTCCAAACCGAATGACCCCAGCGCGCGTAAAATCGGCTCGTACCTGATGTGGGTGGCGATCACCGCCGCCTGTATTACCAGCTCAATGTTCCTCTCGGCGCTGGCGCCGAACCTGCTGGCGCTGGCGCTGGTGAAAAGCATTGTCGGTTTTGATATTTCGTGGGGCATGTGGTTTCTCGCCTTCCTGCCGCTCGGCGTGCTGTTAATCCTCACCATGCCGCTGCTGGCCTACTGGTTCTATCCGCCGGAAGTGAAGGTTAACGATGAAGTGCCGCGCTGGGCCGCCAGTGAGCTGGAAAAACTCGGCAAGCTGTCGCGTAATGAAATCCTGCTGCTGGTGTTCGTGTGCTGTGCGCTGCTGATGTGGATTTTTGCCACCGCGTGGATTGAACCGGCGATGGCGGCGCTGCTGGTGATTGTGCTGATGCTGTGGACCGGGGTGCTGAACTGGAACGACATTACCAGCAATAAACCGGCCTGGAACACCTTCGCCTGGTTCGCCACGCTGGTGGCGCTGGCGGACGGGCTGGCACGGGTTGGCTTTATCGCCTGGCTGGGTAAAGAAGGTGGTCAGTTGCTGCACGGTATTGACCCGCAGGTTGCGGCGGTGATGCTGCTGATCGCCTTCTTCCTGTTGCACTATCTGTTTGCCAGTACCACCGCGCACACCACCGCGCTGCTGCCGGCGATGCTGACCGTTGCCGCCTCGATTCCGGGCATCAATATGCCGGTGTTCTGCCTGATGCTGAGCACCTCGCTGGGCGTGATGGGGATTATTACGCCTTACGGCACCGGCCCGAGCCCGATTTATTACGGCAGTGGCTACCTGCCAACCAAAGATTACTGGCGGTTAGGCACCATTTTCGGCGCCATTTTCCTCGCCGCGCTGATGCTGATTGGTTACCCGTGGATGGTGATGATGTTCTGA
- the fumA gene encoding class I fumarate hydratase FumA yields MSNKPFHYQNPFPLAPEDTEYYLLSRDHVSVVEFDGQEVLKVDPQALTLLAQQAFHDASFMLRPAHQRQVAAILDDPEASENDKYVALQFLRNSEIAAKGILPTCQDTGTAIISGKKGQRVWTGGGDEAALSRGIYNTYIEDNLRYSQNVALDMYKEINTGTNLPAQIDLYSVDGDEYKFLCIAKGGGSANKTYLYQETKALLSPGKLKDYLIDKMLTLGTAACPPYHIAFVIGGTSAESTLKTVKLASTHYYDGLPTEGNEYGQAFRDVQLEQELLVAAQNLGLGAQFGGKYFAHDVRVIRLPRHGASCPIGMGVSCSADRNIKAKINRDGIWIEKLEQNPGQYIPQSLRQQGEGETVHIDLNRPMETILAQLSQYPVSTRLSLSGTIIVARDIAHAKLKERIDNGEGLPQYIKDHPVYYAGPAKTPEGYASGSLGPTTAGRMDSYVDLLQAHGGSMIMLAKGNRSQQVTDACHKHGGFYLGSIGGPAAVLAQQSIKSLECVEYPELGMEAIWKIEVENFPAFILVDDKGNDFFRQIQLNQCSNCVK; encoded by the coding sequence ATGTCGAATAAGCCTTTCCATTACCAGAACCCTTTCCCTCTCGCCCCGGAGGATACCGAATACTACCTGCTGAGTCGTGACCACGTGTCGGTGGTTGAGTTTGATGGGCAGGAGGTGTTGAAGGTTGATCCACAGGCGCTAACGCTGCTGGCGCAGCAAGCCTTTCACGATGCTTCATTTATGCTACGCCCCGCGCACCAACGGCAGGTTGCCGCCATTTTAGATGACCCGGAGGCCAGCGAAAACGATAAATATGTGGCGCTGCAATTCCTGCGTAACTCGGAAATTGCCGCCAAAGGCATTTTGCCAACCTGTCAGGATACCGGTACCGCGATTATTAGCGGAAAAAAAGGTCAACGCGTATGGACCGGCGGCGGTGACGAAGCGGCGTTATCACGCGGTATCTATAACACCTACATTGAAGACAACCTGCGCTACTCGCAAAACGTCGCGCTGGATATGTATAAAGAGATCAACACCGGTACCAACCTGCCGGCGCAGATCGATTTATATAGCGTAGATGGCGATGAATATAAATTTCTCTGCATTGCTAAAGGCGGCGGCTCAGCCAACAAAACGTATCTATATCAGGAAACCAAAGCGCTGTTGAGCCCGGGTAAACTGAAAGACTACCTGATTGATAAAATGCTAACGCTCGGTACGGCGGCCTGCCCACCCTACCACATCGCATTTGTCATTGGCGGCACCTCCGCCGAAAGCACGCTCAAAACCGTTAAGCTGGCGTCCACCCACTATTATGACGGTCTGCCAACCGAAGGTAACGAGTACGGTCAAGCCTTCCGCGATGTGCAACTGGAGCAAGAATTGCTGGTTGCGGCGCAAAACCTCGGCCTTGGCGCGCAGTTTGGCGGCAAGTACTTTGCTCATGACGTGCGGGTTATTCGTTTACCGCGCCACGGCGCATCCTGCCCAATTGGGATGGGCGTGTCCTGTTCTGCTGACCGTAATATCAAAGCCAAAATCAATCGAGACGGTATCTGGATTGAGAAACTGGAACAAAACCCAGGCCAATATATTCCGCAATCCTTACGCCAACAGGGCGAAGGCGAAACGGTACATATCGACCTGAACCGTCCGATGGAAACCATTCTGGCCCAACTCTCGCAATATCCGGTCTCCACCCGTTTGTCACTGAGCGGCACCATCATTGTGGCGCGTGATATCGCCCACGCGAAGCTGAAAGAGCGGATTGATAACGGCGAAGGGTTGCCGCAGTACATTAAAGACCATCCGGTGTACTATGCCGGGCCGGCGAAAACCCCGGAAGGTTACGCCTCTGGCTCGCTCGGCCCAACTACTGCCGGACGAATGGATTCCTATGTTGACCTGCTGCAAGCTCACGGCGGAAGCATGATCATGCTGGCGAAAGGCAACCGTAGCCAGCAAGTGACCGATGCCTGTCACAAGCATGGCGGTTTCTATCTCGGTAGTATTGGCGGCCCGGCGGCGGTGCTGGCGCAACAAAGTATTAAGAGCCTGGAGTGTGTTGAATATCCTGAACTGGGTATGGAGGCTATCTGGAAAATCGAAGTTGAAAACTTCCCGGCCTTTATCCTGGTGGATGACAAAGGCAATGACTTCTTCCGTCAGATTCAACTCAACCAGTGTAGTAACTGCGTGAAATAA
- the kdpD gene encoding two-component system sensor histidine kinase KdpD — protein sequence MTDEPLRPDPDALLALAGSAGRGKLKIYFGACAGVGKTWAMLQEAHRLRAQGVDVLAGVVETHGRKETEALLVGLASLPLRISGRHHYPEFDLDAALARRPAVILIDELAHSNARGSRHPKRWQDIDELLDAGIDVLTTVNVQHLESLNDIVSAVTGIRVRETVPDPFFDTATEVILVDLPPDDLRQRLKEGKIYVGERAERAIENFFRKGNLFALRELALRRTADRVDEQMRVWRDTQGHEEKVWHTRDAILLCIAAGTGSEKLVRVAARLATRLGCEWHAITVETSSLQRKSEAHRRAVLRTLHLAQNMGAETATLSDPDEARAVLRYAREHNLGKIIIGRPSRRRWRLPNRFATRLSQLAPDLDLMIVGLDDTPELRADTASGGRGAAEKWRQKWRGSLAAVAMCGLITLSCKVLLPGFSPINLVMIYLMGVVLIAIGFGRVPSVVAALVNIVVFDLFFVAPEGTFAVTDAQYLVTFSVMLAVGVIIGNLTAGVRYQARVARQREQRARYLYEVANGLSRAREPDEIAKICQQVVGAALLSRCEIWLPDKNGVLTAAAEKWLNSIPDPAIVKWSFDKRQVAGAGTDTLPGVPYKVLPLAGSERTLGLLIIEPGNLRHLLIPEQQRLQDTFITLIAGALERLALTRREQQSRLAAEREELRNALLAALSHDLRTPLTVLFGQAEILTLELASAASPFAPQANEIRQQTLSTIRLVNNMLDMARIESDGLRLQTDWVALDELIGSSLTSLEAILDGHAVHLDLPEAMVLFKADGPLLERVLVNIVENALKYGGKQVEISIKARTLSDQLQIEIGDNGPGLPAGMEQRIFEKFTRGHTESAIPGVGMGLAICQAIIDMHHGKIEAANRPQGGAGFTLTLPWSAAQAVTSDPEAHP from the coding sequence ATGACGGATGAGCCCCTGCGTCCCGATCCCGATGCGCTGCTGGCGTTAGCTGGCAGCGCCGGGCGCGGAAAACTGAAAATCTATTTTGGCGCCTGTGCCGGGGTAGGAAAAACCTGGGCGATGCTACAGGAAGCGCATCGCTTACGGGCGCAGGGCGTGGATGTGCTGGCCGGGGTGGTTGAGACGCACGGCAGGAAGGAGACGGAAGCGCTGCTCGTCGGGTTGGCAAGCTTGCCGTTGCGTATTAGCGGGCGACATCATTATCCGGAGTTTGACCTCGATGCTGCCCTTGCGCGGCGTCCGGCGGTGATTTTAATCGACGAGTTGGCCCACTCGAATGCACGCGGGTCGCGACATCCGAAACGCTGGCAGGATATTGATGAGTTGCTGGATGCCGGGATTGATGTGCTGACCACGGTTAACGTTCAGCACCTGGAAAGCCTCAACGATATTGTCAGCGCCGTAACCGGTATTCGGGTACGAGAGACGGTGCCGGACCCGTTTTTCGATACGGCGACCGAGGTGATATTAGTCGACTTGCCGCCGGATGATCTGCGCCAACGGTTAAAAGAGGGCAAAATTTACGTTGGCGAGCGCGCCGAGCGGGCGATTGAAAACTTCTTCCGGAAGGGCAACTTATTCGCGTTACGTGAGCTGGCGTTGCGGCGCACCGCCGACCGGGTTGATGAGCAGATGCGCGTCTGGCGTGATACGCAGGGGCACGAAGAGAAAGTGTGGCATACCCGCGATGCGATTTTGTTGTGTATCGCTGCGGGAACCGGTAGTGAGAAACTGGTACGAGTTGCCGCTCGTCTCGCAACCCGTTTGGGCTGTGAATGGCATGCAATCACCGTCGAAACCTCCTCCTTACAGCGTAAGAGTGAGGCACATCGTCGCGCGGTCCTGCGCACTTTGCACCTTGCGCAAAACATGGGCGCAGAAACTGCCACCTTATCCGATCCCGATGAAGCCCGCGCGGTGCTACGTTATGCACGCGAACATAATCTGGGCAAAATCATTATTGGCCGTCCATCGCGGCGGCGCTGGCGTTTACCTAACCGTTTCGCCACGCGTCTTAGCCAATTAGCGCCGGATCTGGATCTGATGATTGTGGGGCTGGATGACACACCAGAACTACGTGCCGATACCGCGTCAGGCGGGCGCGGTGCGGCGGAGAAATGGCGTCAAAAATGGCGTGGCAGCCTGGCGGCGGTGGCGATGTGCGGCCTGATTACGCTCTCTTGTAAGGTGCTGTTGCCGGGGTTTTCTCCCATCAACCTGGTGATGATTTATTTGATGGGCGTGGTGTTGATCGCCATTGGTTTTGGCCGCGTGCCGTCAGTGGTGGCCGCCTTGGTGAATATCGTGGTCTTCGATCTCTTTTTCGTTGCGCCGGAAGGGACTTTCGCGGTGACGGATGCGCAGTATCTGGTCACCTTTTCTGTGATGCTGGCGGTGGGGGTAATTATCGGTAATCTCACCGCTGGCGTGCGTTACCAGGCGCGGGTGGCGCGGCAGCGGGAACAACGCGCGCGTTACCTTTATGAAGTGGCTAATGGCTTGAGTCGGGCGCGTGAGCCGGATGAGATCGCCAAAATTTGCCAGCAAGTGGTGGGCGCGGCGTTGCTATCGCGCTGTGAAATTTGGTTACCGGATAAAAATGGCGTGCTGACGGCGGCAGCGGAAAAATGGCTTAACAGTATCCCTGATCCGGCGATTGTTAAATGGAGTTTTGATAAACGGCAAGTGGCGGGCGCTGGCACCGACACCTTGCCGGGCGTGCCGTATAAAGTGTTGCCGTTGGCAGGGTCGGAACGTACGTTGGGGCTATTGATTATTGAACCTGGTAACCTCCGCCATCTGCTGATCCCGGAACAACAGCGGTTGCAAGATACGTTTATCACGCTGATTGCCGGGGCGCTGGAACGGCTGGCGTTGACCCGACGCGAACAGCAGTCGCGGCTGGCGGCGGAACGAGAAGAGCTCAGGAACGCTTTACTGGCCGCGCTGTCACATGACTTGCGCACGCCGCTGACGGTGTTATTTGGTCAGGCGGAAATTTTGACTCTGGAGCTGGCAAGCGCCGCTTCGCCGTTTGCCCCGCAGGCCAATGAGATTCGCCAGCAGACGCTCAGTACTATCCGTTTAGTGAATAATATGCTGGATATGGCGCGGATTGAATCAGACGGTTTACGCCTGCAAACCGATTGGGTCGCGCTGGACGAACTGATTGGTAGCAGTTTAACCTCGCTGGAGGCGATACTGGACGGGCACGCTGTTCACCTTGACCTACCGGAGGCAATGGTGCTGTTCAAGGCGGACGGGCCACTGCTGGAACGGGTGTTGGTGAATATTGTGGAAAATGCGCTGAAGTATGGCGGCAAACAGGTGGAAATTAGCATCAAAGCCCGAACGTTGAGCGACCAGCTACAGATTGAAATAGGGGATAATGGCCCCGGTTTGCCCGCCGGTATGGAGCAGCGGATTTTTGAAAAATTTACCCGCGGACATACCGAGTCGGCGATCCCCGGTGTAGGAATGGGGTTGGCGATTTGTCAGGCGATTATTGATATGCATCACGGTAAAATCGAGGCGGCTAATCGCCCACAAGGCGGCGCTGGATTTACCCTTACTCTCCCTTGGTCAGCGGCGCAGGCCGTGACGTCAGATCCGGAAGCACATCCGTGA
- the kdpC gene encoding potassium-transporting ATPase subunit KdpC: MNHLRPAISLFILLSLVTGVGYPLLTTGLAQWWFPLQARGSLMDSGGQVRGSALIGQNFTRADYFQGRPSATADRPYNPLASSGSNLAVSNPAQDTAIKQRVAALRQANPRANPTVPVELVTASASGLDPQISPAAAEWQIPRIAQARHLPQAALRRLVAKNTVHPLLWFIGEPVVNVLALNMALDKLQP, translated from the coding sequence ATGAATCATTTACGCCCGGCTATTTCGCTGTTTATCCTGCTCTCGCTTGTCACCGGCGTGGGGTATCCGTTATTGACCACCGGCCTTGCGCAGTGGTGGTTTCCGCTCCAGGCTCGGGGCTCGTTGATGGACAGCGGTGGGCAGGTCCGTGGCTCGGCGTTGATTGGGCAGAATTTTACCCGCGCGGATTATTTTCAGGGGCGACCTTCCGCCACCGCAGACAGGCCGTATAATCCACTGGCTTCCTCAGGCAGTAATCTGGCGGTCAGTAACCCGGCGCAAGACACGGCGATTAAACAACGCGTGGCGGCACTGCGTCAGGCAAACCCGCGGGCGAATCCAACCGTTCCGGTTGAACTGGTCACGGCCTCGGCGAGTGGTTTGGACCCGCAGATTTCGCCCGCCGCCGCCGAGTGGCAAATACCACGAATTGCGCAGGCGCGTCATCTGCCGCAAGCGGCGCTACGTCGTCTGGTAGCGAAAAATACCGTGCATCCGCTGTTATGGTTTATCGGCGAGCCGGTGGTGAATGTGCTGGCATTAAATATGGCGTTGGATAAATTGCAACCGTAA